Proteins from a genomic interval of Diaminobutyricimonas aerilata:
- a CDS encoding GspE/PulE family protein encodes MTSLTDILIIRGLMPIESLDAVAQNPGGDEEHVRGLIEAGVVTEAQVASARAAQLGLPFVELVDYPVDRTAVALVPAGLCRRHAVLPIGMHEGRLIVAMADPGDVLALDDVRTASRMPVLQAVAERGDLTAAIDRFHRADGELNDLTSTLEEESGSIEPMGSSAIEALDDDAPIVRFVNLLISQAIQDLASDIHIEPGEQDLRVRYRIDGVLHEVQRAPRNIQAGVISRLKIMSDINIAERRRPQDGRMAIMHAGRQIDLRVATLPTVYGEKVVMRILDNTNTGRSMSDLHLLERNFEAYRRSYTKPYGMILVTGPTGSGKSTTLYTTLNAVARPEINVITVEDPVEYRMAGINQVQVNPKAGLTFASALRSILRSDPDVVLLGEIRDQETAQIAIEASLTGHLVLSTLHTNDAPSAVTRLIEMDIEPFLVGSALDCVVAQRLARRLCDRCKEPYQHPIDELARLGFLYHPGEQPPAVYRPVGCITCSNTGYRGRIAVHEVMTVTEDIERMAVARASSADIGRKAIEQGMLTLRQDGWAKVRLGLTSIEEILRVVA; translated from the coding sequence GTGACGTCGTTGACCGACATCCTCATCATCCGCGGCCTCATGCCCATCGAGAGCCTGGATGCGGTCGCCCAGAACCCTGGCGGGGACGAGGAGCACGTGCGCGGGCTCATCGAGGCGGGTGTCGTCACCGAGGCGCAGGTCGCCTCGGCGCGGGCCGCTCAACTCGGACTCCCGTTCGTCGAACTCGTCGACTACCCCGTCGACCGTACCGCCGTCGCGCTCGTGCCCGCCGGACTCTGCCGTCGCCACGCGGTGCTGCCGATCGGCATGCACGAGGGCCGTCTCATCGTCGCGATGGCCGACCCCGGCGACGTGCTCGCCCTCGACGACGTGCGCACGGCATCCCGGATGCCCGTGCTGCAGGCCGTCGCGGAACGCGGCGACCTCACCGCGGCGATCGACCGGTTCCATCGCGCCGACGGCGAGCTGAACGACCTGACCTCGACGCTCGAGGAGGAGTCGGGCTCGATCGAGCCGATGGGCTCGAGCGCGATCGAGGCGCTGGACGACGACGCGCCGATCGTGCGGTTCGTCAACCTGCTCATCAGCCAGGCCATCCAGGATCTCGCCTCCGACATCCACATCGAACCGGGCGAACAGGACCTGCGCGTGCGGTACCGCATCGACGGCGTGCTGCACGAGGTGCAGCGCGCGCCACGCAACATCCAGGCGGGCGTCATCTCGCGGCTCAAGATCATGAGCGACATCAACATCGCCGAACGCCGCCGCCCGCAGGACGGCCGCATGGCGATCATGCACGCGGGCCGGCAGATCGACCTGCGCGTGGCGACCCTGCCGACCGTGTACGGCGAGAAGGTCGTCATGCGCATCCTCGACAACACGAACACGGGTCGCAGCATGAGCGACCTGCACCTGCTCGAGCGCAACTTCGAGGCGTACCGCCGTTCGTACACGAAGCCGTACGGCATGATCCTCGTCACCGGCCCGACCGGGTCGGGCAAGTCGACCACGCTGTACACGACGCTCAACGCGGTCGCCCGGCCGGAGATCAACGTCATCACCGTCGAAGACCCGGTCGAGTACCGCATGGCGGGCATCAACCAGGTGCAGGTGAACCCGAAGGCGGGCCTCACCTTCGCGAGCGCGCTGCGCAGCATCCTGCGCTCTGATCCGGATGTGGTGCTGCTCGGCGAGATCCGCGACCAGGAGACCGCGCAGATCGCCATCGAGGCGTCGCTCACCGGCCACCTCGTGCTGTCGACGCTGCACACGAACGACGCGCCGAGCGCGGTCACCCGCCTCATCGAGATGGACATCGAGCCGTTCCTCGTCGGGTCCGCGTTGGATTGCGTCGTCGCCCAGCGCCTCGCGCGGCGGCTCTGCGACCGCTGCAAGGAGCCGTACCAGCATCCGATCGACGAGCTCGCGCGACTCGGGTTCCTGTACCACCCGGGGGAGCAGCCGCCCGCCGTGTACCGCCCGGTGGGCTGCATCACGTGTTCGAACACGGGCTACCGCGGTCGCATCGCCGTGCACGAGGTGATGACGGTCACCGAGGACATCGAGCGGATGGCCGTGGCGCGAGCGTCGAGTGCCGACATCGGGCGCAAGGCGATCGAGCAGGGGATGCTCACGCTGCGTCAGGACGGGTGGGCGAAGGTGCGCCTCGGGCTCACCTCGATCGAAGAGATTCTGCGGGTCGTCGCCTGA
- a CDS encoding WXG100 family type VII secretion target, protein MTFHASYDDMEQTASTLDAGAEDMRGQLATLLGKVEDLLGEGFQTELASGKFGEGYRELNKGVGDAVEGISQMAQALRDMAQKTREHDAALAGN, encoded by the coding sequence ATGACTTTCCACGCGAGCTATGACGACATGGAGCAGACCGCGAGCACGCTCGACGCCGGCGCCGAGGACATGCGGGGCCAGCTGGCGACGCTGCTGGGCAAGGTCGAGGACCTGCTGGGTGAGGGGTTCCAGACGGAGCTTGCTTCGGGCAAGTTCGGTGAGGGCTACCGCGAGCTGAACAAGGGTGTGGGTGACGCCGTCGAGGGCATCTCCCAGATGGCGCAGGCGCTGCGCGACATGGCGCAGAAGACCCGCGAGCACGACGCCGCACTCGCCGGCAACTGA
- a CDS encoding flagellar protein FlgN, with the protein MADKVWLNMQDLDEVNAGLKAAITDFKDATESNESAEEAVGRPDDRGELRSKVEAFEEDWNDKRGDLLENLEKLQEHLQGIIDGWQQFDQDMQNALTNPGPDNGAR; encoded by the coding sequence ATGGCCGACAAGGTCTGGCTCAACATGCAGGACCTCGACGAGGTGAATGCCGGCCTGAAGGCGGCGATCACCGACTTCAAAGACGCCACCGAGAGCAATGAGAGCGCCGAGGAGGCCGTCGGGCGCCCCGACGACCGGGGTGAGCTGCGCTCCAAGGTCGAGGCGTTCGAGGAGGACTGGAACGACAAGCGCGGCGACCTCCTCGAGAACCTCGAAAAGCTGCAGGAGCACCTGCAGGGCATCATCGACGGCTGGCAGCAATTCGACCAGGACATGCAGAACGCGCTGACCAACCCGGGTCCCGACAACGGCGCCCGGTAG